One genomic region from Natrarchaeobius halalkaliphilus encodes:
- a CDS encoding HVO_0649 family zinc finger protein: MVPKTSPFERLREKFEETELACRQCGYHDTDGGWRVTTSGSRVQYQFVCSSCSAVDTREMRL; the protein is encoded by the coding sequence ATGGTGCCGAAGACCAGTCCGTTCGAACGGCTCCGGGAGAAGTTCGAGGAGACGGAACTGGCGTGTCGACAGTGTGGCTACCACGACACCGACGGAGGGTGGCGCGTGACCACGTCCGGAAGTCGCGTGCAGTATCAGTTCGTCTGCTCGAGTTGTTCCGCCGTCGACACCAGGGAGATGCGGCTCTAG